Genomic DNA from Oncorhynchus mykiss isolate Arlee chromosome 2, USDA_OmykA_1.1, whole genome shotgun sequence:
ACGGGTGATCAAGATGCCGCATTGATGGCACTGCAGACGTACAATAAAAAGGTACATTGTTTTCGTTATCGTTATCAAGTACCGTATGAAATATGTTTTCTTCTAAGTTGAATTCCTCTGCAATTTGACAGTAGTAAGGTTGAACATCTCTTTTGACGATAATGTAACGTCATGACACTTTGATGATCAATTGCAACAGAAACATGCGAACGGACTGTTCAACCTCGTAGACGTCCTGAGCTCTTATAATAAGTGTTATTTTGGGGAGCGACGCATAAACGCACACGCACTTACATAGGCTAGGTACTACAGTGTGACAGTCAACTAACTGTCAGTTGAGCACCAGCAGCCATAATACATCTGTAGGCATATTCATAAATATATCAACATGTCATTGTAGCATGTTGTGCACATCATGCTGTTGTCATGGATAGGAAGGCTACAgtatctttctctatctctcgaTATCATTACAGGCATTGATTTGTGGGATATCTGTACGATATCATAGCAGGAGAAAGCTAAAGGAAGCCTAGCAATATGCAGACACACTTTGAGTATATATCAGCCTTCCTAACCCTCAGACTACCACCCATAAGTATAATTTAATCGGATCTCTATGTTACCACCCTGCTGTCTGCTCAGTCTACTCTGTGGAGGCCATTGCCTGGGCAACTGACCTCATACCCTGTAACCCTCTTTAGTCAACaatccccactgtgtgtgtgtgtgtgtgtgtgtgtgtgatattactGTATAATTCCCATCGTATTCCACTGTATTATTATTTATAGTAGGTATTCAGCCTACATATGTCTGTGGACGAACACATTAGTCCCAATTCTGACATCCTTATGTGATGATGTCTGACTGGAAATGAATCAGTAAAATGATAGAGCCATATCTCAGCAGTGGATGAGTATCCCGTTCCTGCACACACAAAGTGCCTTTCACAACATACACATCTCTGCAGAGACGTATACCATGTGACCATTACTAACATGTGACTTTGAAACAGGCATAATTGAGTCAAATTGGATTGAAGGCAATGCAGAAACAATTCAGCTTTACAAATTCATCCCAATGAGTCAATACTTATTGAGTCATAGTTTAGAGTGATGCTTGTTTGATTTGTCTTTCCTTAGACAGAGTTACCTCACAGAGACTACCCACCGAGCATCAGTAGTCAGCCCTACCTAGACTTCTGTGGGTTCGTATCTATTGGCATAACAGGATTAAGTCTTCTGAGAAACACAAATAGATTCCTGAAGCTTTGAGGCCCTTCAAATCCTGTCCATCTAAATGGTTCTCATCTGATCCTGTAGCTTTAGCCTGGCCCCCAGGCAGCTTCTGCTCTCTTTCCAACTCCAAATGGTATTGTCATGGCAACCATTGTTTGGTGTGCCAATGAGTGACAATGAGTTGGcaagatagcacaaacagatctggtacCAGGCTTACTGTAACATTACAAAGGGTTGGTCTGGTAACAGGCTTACTGTAACATTACAAAGGGTTGGTCTGGTAACAGGCTTACTGTAGCATTACAAAGGGTTGGTCTGGTAACAGGCTTACTGTAGCATTACAAAGGGTTGGTCTGGTAACAGGCTTACTGTAGTGTAACAAAGGGTTGGTCTGGTAACAGGCTTACTGTAACATTACAAAGGGTTGGTCTGGTAACAGGCTTACTGTAGCATAACAAAGGGTTGGTCTGGTAACAGGCTTACTGTAACATAACAAAGGGTTGGTCTGGTAACAGGCGTACTGTAGCATTACAAAGGGTTGGTCTGGTAACAGGCTTACTGTAACATTACAAAGGGTTGGTCTGGTAACAGGCGTACTGTAGTGTAACAAAGGGTTGGTCTGGTAACAGGCTTACTGTAACATTACAAAAGGTTGGTCTGGTAACAGGCTTACTGTAGCATTACAAAGGGTTGGTCTGGTAACAGGCTTACTGTAGCATTACAAAGGGTTGGTCTGGTAACAGGCTTACTGTAGCATAACAAAGGGTTGGTCTGGTAACAGGCTTACTGTAACATAACAAAGGGTTGGTCTGGTAACAGGCTTACTGTAGTGTAACAAAGGGTTGGTCTGGTAACAGGCTTACTGTAGCATTACAAAGGGTTGGTCTGGTAACAGGCTTACTGTAGCATTACAAAGGGTTGGTCTGGTAACAGGCTTACTGTAACATTACAAAGGGTTGGTCTGGTAACAGGCTTACTGTAGTGTAACAAAGGGTTGGTCTGGTAACAGGCTTACTGTAACATTACAAAGGGTTGGTCTGGTAACAGGCGTACTGTAGTGTAACAAAAGGTTGGTCTAGTAAAAGGCTTACTGTAGCATTACAAAGGGTTGGTCTGGTAACAGGCTTACTGTAGCATTACAAAGGGTTGGTCTGGTAACAGGCTTACTGTAGCATTACAAAGGGTTGGTCTGGTAACAGGCTTACTGTAGCATAACAAAGGGTTGGTCTGGTAACAGGCTTACTGTAGCATTACAAAGGGTTGGTCTGGTAACAGGCGTACTGTAGCATTACAAAGGGTTGGTCTGGTAACAGGCTTACTGTAACATTACAAAGGGTTGGTCTGGTAATATGCTTACTGTAGCATTACAAAGGGTTGGTCTGGTAATATGCTTACTGTAGCATTACAAAGGGTTGGTCTGGTAATATGCTTACTGTAGCATTACAAAGGGTTGGTCTGGTAATATGCTTACTGTAGCATTACAAAGGGTTGGTCTGGTAACAGGCTTACTGTAGTGTAACAAAGGGTTGGTCTGGTAACAGGCTTACTGTAGCATTACAAAGGGTTGGTCTGGTAACAGGCGTACTGTAGCATTACAAAGGGTTGGTCTGGTAACAGGCTTACTGTAACATTACAAAGGGTTGGTCTGGTAATATGCTTACTGTAGCATTACAAAGGGTTGGTCTGGTAATATGCTTACTGTAGCATTACAAAGGGTTGGTCTGGTAATATGCTTACTGTAGCATTACAAAGGGTTGGTCTGGTAACAGGCTTACTGTAGTGTAACAAAGGGTTGGTCTGGTAAAAGGCTTACTGTAACATTACAAAGGGTTGGTCTGGTAACAGGCTTACTGTAGTGTAACAAAGGGTTGGTCTGGTAACAGGCTTACTGTAACATTACAAAGGGTTGGTCTGGTAACAGGCTTACTGTAGCATTACAAAGGGTTGGTCTGGTAACAGGCTTACTGTAGTGTAACAAAGGGTTGGTCTGGTAACAGGCTTACTGTAACATTACAAAGGCTTGGTCTGGTAACAGGCTTACTGTAGCATTACAAAGGGTTGGTCTGGTAACAGGCTTACTGTAGCATTACAAAGGGTTGGTCTGGTAACAGGCGTACTGTAGCATAACAAAGGGTTGGTCTGGTAACAGGCTTACTGTAGCATTACAAAGGGTTGGTCTGGTAACAGGCTTACTGTAACATTACAAAGGGTTGGTCTGGTAACAGGCTTACTGTAGCATAACAAAGGGTTGGTCTGGTAACAGGCTTACTGTAGCATTACAAAGGGTTGGTCTGGTAACAGGCTTACTGTAGCATTACAAAGGGTTGGTCTGGTAACAGGCTTACTGTAGCATAACAAAGGGTTGGTCTGGTAACAGGCTTACTGTAGCATTACAAAGGGTTGGTCTGGTAACAGGCTTACTGTAACATTACAAAGGGTTGGTCTGGTAACAGGCGTACTGTAGCATAACAAAAGGTTGGTCTGGTAACAGGCTTACTGTAACATTACAAAGGGTTGGTCTGGTAACAGGCTTACTGTAACATTACAAAGGGTTGGTCTGGTACCAGGCTTACTGTAGCATAACAAAGGGTTGGTCTGGTAACAGGCGTACTGTAGTGTAACAAAAGGTTGGTCTGGTAACAGGCTTACTGTAACATTACAAAGGGTTGGTCTGGTAACAGGCTTACTGTAGCATAACAAAGGGTTGGTCTGGTAACAGGCTTACTGTAACATTACAAAGGGTTGGTCTGGTAACAGGCTTACTGTAGCATTACAAAGGGTTGGTCTGGTAACAGGCTTACTGTAGTGTAACAAAGGGTTGGTCTGGTAACAGGCTTACTGTAGCATTACAAAGGGTTGGTCTGGTAACAGGCTTACTGTAGGTAAACTGTAATAATCTTCCACCCtgaagtggaagagagagagagagagagataggcaaaAGCTCTCACCACTGGAACACGAgcactctactttactgtactgtatgctaATTCACAATCAATTGTGTGAAATGTTTTATAATGTTTTCTCTTCACTTTCTTGTATCCTCCTAGATGACCCAGTGCTTCACATTTACCACAgatgaagaggagcagagagaggtacGGAGTTTATTTTTTACTATGGATGTGTCGGAAACggcaccctatgtagtgcacttcttttgaccggagccctatggggcctagtcaaaagtagtgcactatctagggaataggctACATCTGAAAAGGCACCCTATCTCCCTTGTACGGTTGTTGGTCATTGAGGCATTGGAATTATCAGCTTTTTAACTATACTGTTTGTTTGTAATCTGGATTATGTAGAAtcacagtgagatacagcccaaACACCAAAGTTGATAGTTGGTATCAACCAAACtgtatagagtatagtataacCCATGCTGGTCAGTCTCACCAAATTCCCTCCGCCCTAACTCTCTTTTTCATCTTTCATCTCTTTCTTCTTGCGTGCCTGTACACTAGGATGGGAAGTTACAAGAGGTATATGTGTGTAATGGTAGTGTTTCAGTATATTTCAACCCAAAGTTTATCTCTACAACTATTTCAATTCTTAATGATGTATTTAGACATTTGGCATAATGTAAGTAATTAATAATTGTTGTTACATTATATCAAGAAATACACTTTGGGTTCGTAGAAGTAGACATATCATTATTTTCATGAGAGACAACCTGCAGCAAGTGACCAAGACATTGTCTTTACATCTACAGGGGCATCAGACCCTCTTCCTGGATGTTTTCACAGCTAGTTGATGATGACTCACTCATGTTCTGCTGCACTTCTGCCACTATTGACAGCATGTTGTCTGATATCCATCACAATTAGGCTTATCAGTCTTATCACTGCCATGTTGAAAGGTACTTAGGCCCATCGCTCCTCGTGGTGTGTTGAAATGTAGCCCATACTTATTTGAGAGTCCATATCATTTGATGATCCTTGGAGATGCTGTCCATAGCTGTATGTAACGTTATAGTCCCTCTCCACAAATGTTATTGCCAAATATTTACTTAGGGCTTACAACTGCTGGAGTAAAGGCCATCATCAACAGCAGCATTCCATTATATCCGGGACTGGATGATTTGGTCAAGTTTTCTCAATGCCATGGTCAAGTTTTCTCAATGCCATGGTCAAGTTAAATGTGGGATGCGGTTAGTCCACTATTGACACAGCACCCTATCTGAAAGAAGGCATTATGAGAGAACTTAGCAGATACtggctgtatcccaaatggccccctattccctatgtagtgcactacttttgatcagggtccATTGGGCTCcagtctaaagcagtgcactatataggaaatagggggccatttgggacaagcCCACTATTCTGTGGTGAATTTATTTTGGTTTGGCGCTACTTGGAGAAGCCCTGACCGACAGGAAGTGTGCATTCATGTACTGTGTTTTGGAGAAATAGGGATCTGTGACTTGTATCTGTGACTTGTATCTGTGACTTGTATCTGTGACTTTTATCTGTGACTTTTATCTGTGACTTGTATCTGTGACTTGCTTCAGTCTAATTGGTTACAACCAGTTACAAGCTATTATGTCATTCTTATCTGATGTCCTACATTTGCTGTGTCCTATCCCTCAAAGCTATTTATTTCGGGTAGCCACATGCTATCTCTGGAGACCTCACACAACGCAAGCTATTTAGGCAATTAATTGATGAGGGCATTGTCGATTCTCATTATCATAATTTCCCCAAGTATAGAGCAGAGCACAGGCAAGCTGAGTGAGCAGCAACCATCAATCATTCTCAGCATTCAACAACTGACTCGTCCTCACTCTGTCTCCCAAAGGGGAGGAAAAGACATTATGCTGTGAGCCCTACATATGCTGGgttcaaatggtaccctattccctacatagtgcactactttcggcaagagccctggtcaaaagtagtgcacaccAGAGGGAATGGGGTACTATTTGGGAGGTATCCTAAATGGCCCAGACTCCTGACTTAGGCAGCTATAATTCTGTTTCTGAAGCTTTTAACTTACTGCCTCAGGACATTCAGGTCCCACTGGGTGCACTGTGTTATATCGGGACAGGAAAACATCTGACGTGCACAGACTCATGATCCTGAACTTTACTTGGTTATGGATGGGTTATGCTGTGTCTTTCTGATGATAACATAGTGATGCTGGACTGTAGTCTAccttcataatgacaaaacaaagctggactgtagtctaccttcataatgacaaaacaaagctggactgtagtctaccttcataatgacaaagcaaaggctggactgtagtctaccttcataatgacaaaacaaagctgGACTCTAGTCTACCTTCATAATGACAAAACGATGCTGGACTGTAGTCTACCTTCATATGACAAAACAAAGCTGGACTGTAGTCTaccttcataatgacaaagcaaaggctggactgtagtctaccttcataatgacaaaacaatgctggactgtagtctaccttcataatgacaaaacaaagctgGACTGTAGTCTACCTTCATAATGACAAAACGATGCTGGACTGTAGTCTACCTTCATATGACAAAACAAAGCTGGACTGTAGTCTaccttcataatgacaaagcaaaggctggactgtagtctaccttcataatgacaaaacaaagctggactgtagtctaccttcataatgacaaagcgatgctggactgtagtctaccttcataatgacaaagcaaaggctggactgtagtctaccttcataatgacaaaacgatgctggactgtagtctaccttcataatgacaaaacaaaggctgGACTGTAGTCTACCTTCATAATGACAAAACGATGCTGGACTGTAGTCTACCTTCATATGACAAAACAAAGCTGGACTGTAGTCTaccttcataatgacaaagcaaaggctggactgtagtctaccttcataatgacaaaacaaagctgGACTGTAGTCTACCTTCATAATGACAAAACGATGCTGGACTGTAGTCTACCTTCATATGGCAAAGCAAAGGCTGGACTGTAGTCTACCTtcacaatgacaaaacaaaggctggactgtagtctaccttcataatgacaaaacaaagctggactgtagtctaccttcatgatgacaaaacaaaggctggactgtagtctaccttcataatgacaaaacaaagctggactgtagtctaccttcataatgacaaaacaaaggctggactgtagtctaccttcataatgacaaaacaaagctggactgtagtctaccttcataatgacaaaacaaaggctggactgtagtctaccttcataatgacaaaacaaagctggactgtagtctaccttcataatgacaaagcaatgctggactgtagtctaccttcataatgacaaaacaaaggctggactgtagtctaccttcataatgacaaagcgatgctggactgtagtctaccttcataatgacaaaacaaaggctggactgtagtctaccttcataatgacaaagcgatgctggactgtagtctaccttcttaatgacaaaacaaaggctggactgtagtctaccttcataatgacaaaacaaaggctggactgtagtctaccttcataatgacaaaacaaaggctggactgtagtctaccttcataatgacaaagcaaaggctggactgtagtctaccttcataatgacaaaacaaaggctggactgtagtctaccttcataatgacaaagcaaaggctggactgtagtctaccttcataatgacaaaacaaagctggactgtagtctaccttcataatgacaaaacaatgctggactgtagtctaccttcataatgacaaaacaaaggctgGACTGTAGTCTACcgtcataatgacaaaacaaagctggactgtagtctaccttcataatgacaaaacaaaggctggactgtagtctaccttcataatgacaaaacaaaggctggactgtagtctaccttcataatgacaaaacaaagctggactgtagtctaccttcataatgacaaaacaaagctgGACTGTAGTCTACCTTCATAATGACAAAACGATGCTTGACTGTAGTCTaccttcataatgacaaagcgatgctggactgtagtctaccttcataatgacaaagcgatgctggactgtagtctaccttcataatgacaaaacaaaggctggactgtagtctaccttcataatgacaaaacaaaggctggactgtagtctaccttcataatgacaaagcgatgcTGGACTGTAGTCTACCTTCATATTGACAAAGCGATGCTGGACTGTAGTCTACCTTCATAGTCTaccttcataatgacaaagcgatgcTGGACTGTAGTCTATTTTCAACTCTTAATTTGATTTAGATTGATTCAAATTCACAATTTTGGCATTCAAATATACTGGCTATTGATTACTTGGCATTTGTACTTTATTTATGTATATTGGAAGCATCTGAGACCCCAGTGAATAATACGTCCAAGCTCGTCCCAGTGTGGCAGCTTTTGTGCAGACAGCTGCCAGTCACTATCACGGCCCACAGACATGCAGAGATTTGATTTAGACTGTTTCCCGTCATCATATCAGTCAATCGAGACAGTTCTTTGTCAGAGGCATCGTGTGTGTATTATTAAAAGGCTTTTTATAGAAAGGAAGAGAGCGTCTCTGATGATTAAAGGATTGTTGTTACTCACAGATCACAGGGTAGCTTGGTGGCTTTGATTCTGACTTGGTCTATTTTTTACACAGTTTTAAGCCCAAACAGAGGACGTTCTGGAACTTAAAACCTATACCTTATGCAGAACTAGTGGAAGAACCTCCTAAACACCTATTCCCCATTGATGTTGAATCTCATGAAAATAAGCCATTTcccatcccatcctctcctctggaGATGGGGAAAGGCCTTTTTGGAACTGTACTGACATGCATGTACTTTAGTTACACAGACAAGCACCTCATTGGTATAGAAACGTTTGGCAGTGTCGTCATACTTGCATACTGAGTAGTTAGGTCTAGTGATGCTGTCTCTTTGAACCACCTGTGTCCTCAGAGGTTAGGAGAGCTAGTGCTGGGCTTCCTGGAGCGAGACCTCCAACCGTCCTGCCAGCTTGCCTGTCTGGAGACCATCCGCATCCTGTCACGTGACAAGAACAACGTGGCACCCTTCATCACGCACACCGCCATGCAGACCCTCAGCCGGCACGCTGGCATCGCAATCTCCCACGGCAACGTGGACTGCGAGGGCGATGTGGTCCTCGTCCCTTTCGTTGAGAACCCGGACCTGGAGATTATCGTAGAGGCGCTGAAGAGCATCTGCAACATCTGCTTGCACAACAAGGTGGATTAAAACACAGGGTGATGTGATGATATAGGCTTAACCACACTGGGGAATACCGGACGGTGCTGGGCAAAAATAATATTTAGATCAAGAAATAAGAGGTCTGAATATAGAGAATGCTGTATATAACTACTCCCCAGAGCTTTTTATTCCTGCACCATAATGATAtaggctgtgttccaaatggcatcctgttcactttaaagtgcacttattttgaccagagtctaaagggctttggtcaaaagtagtgcactatatagggaatagggggttATTTGGGACATAACTTATATGGGGCCAGATTCAATGTAATATGAATGGAGTGTGATTTAGGATGCATTCCTAATGATTTAGCTCTTTCTTTAACCAAGGTGGCTGTGCAGGTGGGCCAGGACTTGCAGCTGATTGTTGGCATCGCGGAGCGTCTCAAGCAGTGTGGCGAGGACCAGTGGAACCACTACGTAAGGTTCTTCGACCTGCGCCTCATGTTCCTTCTCACCGCCCAGCGTGTGGCGATGCGAACCCAGCTGTTGAGGGAGTTGCGGGGGGTCAGTCTGCTGTCCAACCACCTGGATGCTACATTGGGGCTGTGTTGGCCTGATACCTTCGAGGTGGGGCGGGCCGGGGTGGAGGTCGATCCGGACTCTGAGGAACCGACCGAACTGCCCCCACTCAGCCGGGAGAAGATCGAGAGAGCCATGGAGATCCTCAAGATCCTCTTCAATATCACCTACGATGCCAACCGGCGGGAGGTGGACGAGGTGAGCACTAAAGAGTGGATCCGCCATCACGGTTTGGGTCAATTTCATCAATGCAAGAGGtaaactgaattgaaatggaattggctCTAACCCTGTCCACCATAGCATATTACTGTATACTGTAAACTTTTCATAGTGTTGTTTACATACATCAATATAATGATAATCACAGTTCCTCTGCTGAACCTATAGGAGGAGGCAGCGGCGTTCAGACACCTGGGAGCCATCCTTAGACACTGTCTGATGAGCAGCGCTGACGCACAGGACGACACAGAGGAGTTTCACAGGTAATAGGTCTTATTATCTTAGTAAAGGCTTCTGAACCtaaatcaggggtgtcaaactcactTCCTGGAGGGCTGTCCCATGTCTCTGCTGGTTTTGTTATTTCCTTTCAATTTGTGTCCAATTAAGGCCTAGACAGCCAGGTGATGACCAGGTTGACCTTAATTATTCAATCAAGTAAGGGAGCAGCGAATCCCTGATGACACTTTGCCCTCCAGGAATTGAGTTTGACCTGAGCTAAACTGTGTCCTGTGAAAACCCTTTGTTTttctcctgggctgcagtcattCACTGAACCTACTGGGGAACCTCCCTCTGTCCTGTCTGGATGTGCTGCTGATGCCCAAGGTTCAGCAGGGCTCAATAGAATACATGGGGGTCAACATGGACGCCGTCAACATGCTCCTGGAGTACATGGAGAAGAGGCTAGACAGGGTGAGCTGGGTTTTAACCCTCAACAGCAGGTTGAGATGCCTTTAGAAATGCTCAGTGGAGATTTCAATCTTGTTCTGATGGCAGAACTAATGGATGAAAGCTCAACGGTCAGTGGGCGTAGTTTACGGTGCCCTAAAATGGAATGAAGGAAAACTCTAACCGGCATTACATAGACAACGTGTTTTCATAAAGGTGGCATAAACAGTTGCATACACACATTGTTTGGACGTGCATTAGTGTGTATCAGTTTATTGCCATCTCTTGGATCTCTTGTAGAGTCTTTGCTCCTGGAGCTGCTCTCTGTGTGCCATCCAGGTATTTAAGGTGATGTAATAATGTCCCTGCAGAGGGTGTCTGGCTGTGTGGATGGGATATGATTACCTCTCCAAATTTGATGTTGTTCTTGAAGGAGGTTGTCACGAGGGTGTTCCGGAAGGCACACCAGTGTCTTTGGGGATATGGGTAAACAACCAGGACACAGCTGGAAGGCCTCAGTAATGAAACAGTCTAGTCTCATCCATAAGAGACATGGCAATAATTCATCTCGGCACGCAGAACCAAATCTTGTGAGAGACTTTGATGATATCTGTCAAGTAACACCCACCGTATCGGTCGGTATGGGTCTAGCTGTGCGCTGAAGAGGCTGTTGTATTATCTGTCTAATAACAGTTATGTGTGTGGGTCTAGCTGTGTGCTGAAGAGGTTGTTGTATTATCTGTCTAATAACAGTTATGTGTATGGGTCTAGCTGTGTGCTGAAGAGGTTGTTGTATTATCTGTCTAATAACAGTTATGTGTGTGGGTCTAGCTGCGCGCTGAAGAGGTTGTTGTATTATCTGTCTAATAACAGTTATGTGTGTGGGTTTCCAGGGCAAGAAACTGAAGGAGACCATGCTCCCCTCTCTTAACCTGCTGACTGAGAGCGCCCGCATCCACAGGGAGACCAGGAAGTTCCTCAGGATGAAGGTAGGTGATTGGACGTTTCATCTCATCATTCATCCAATTGCATGTCAATTACTGAATGTCCCATTGAGTTGGTtcttcat
This window encodes:
- the ric8a gene encoding synembryn-A isoform X2 is translated as MNMDLNDIIENMETGDQDAALMALQTYNKKMTQCFTFTTDEEEQRERLGELVLGFLERDLQPSCQLACLETIRILSRDKNNVAPFITHTAMQTLSRHAGIAISHGNVDCEGDVVLVPFVENPDLEIIVEALKSICNICLHNKVAVQVGQDLQLIVGIAERLKQCGEDQWNHYVRFFDLRLMFLLTAQRVAMRTQLLRELRGVSLLSNHLDATLGLCWPDTFEVGRAGVEVDPDSEEPTELPPLSREKIERAMEILKILFNITYDANRREVDEEEAAAFRHLGAILRHCLMSSADAQDDTEEFHSHSLNLLGNLPLSCLDVLLMPKVQQGSIEYMGVNMDAVNMLLEYMEKRLDRGKKLKETMLPSLNLLTESARIHRETRKFLRMKVLPPLRDVKNLPEVGNALRNKLVRLMTNIDTDVKNCAAEFLFVLCKESVSRFIKYTGYGNAAGLLAARGLLRGGGNPGVYSEDEDSDTEEYREAKSQINPVTGRVEDEQPNPMEGMTEEQKELEAMKLVNMFDKLSRSNIIQPMMLGIDGSMTQMNSGDLRRMRDQIPQGQQLHLQTQLRLEPQQQEHKKEQQDQQQQQGSGSEDEGEVE
- the ric8a gene encoding synembryn-A isoform X1, translating into MNMDLNDIIENMETGDQDAALMALQTYNKKMTQCFTFTTDEEEQREDGKLQERLGELVLGFLERDLQPSCQLACLETIRILSRDKNNVAPFITHTAMQTLSRHAGIAISHGNVDCEGDVVLVPFVENPDLEIIVEALKSICNICLHNKVAVQVGQDLQLIVGIAERLKQCGEDQWNHYVRFFDLRLMFLLTAQRVAMRTQLLRELRGVSLLSNHLDATLGLCWPDTFEVGRAGVEVDPDSEEPTELPPLSREKIERAMEILKILFNITYDANRREVDEEEAAAFRHLGAILRHCLMSSADAQDDTEEFHSHSLNLLGNLPLSCLDVLLMPKVQQGSIEYMGVNMDAVNMLLEYMEKRLDRGKKLKETMLPSLNLLTESARIHRETRKFLRMKVLPPLRDVKNLPEVGNALRNKLVRLMTNIDTDVKNCAAEFLFVLCKESVSRFIKYTGYGNAAGLLAARGLLRGGGNPGVYSEDEDSDTEEYREAKSQINPVTGRVEDEQPNPMEGMTEEQKELEAMKLVNMFDKLSRSNIIQPMMLGIDGSMTQMNSGDLRRMRDQIPQGQQLHLQTQLRLEPQQQEHKKEQQDQQQQQGSGSEDEGEVE